A single genomic interval of Streptomyces sp. NBC_00663 harbors:
- a CDS encoding proprotein convertase P-domain-containing protein, producing MNRRIWAAVITSVMAATLSAIPAHATDSTSTTSTATTADEPIDPPLYDQTADGDTVRVNVVTESRADLSSAASVGDTLQSFDTLPIVTLRVNKSGLDELAAQDGVVSVTEDGLSAPSLDESIPVIGADTAHKAGKTGSGSDIAIIDTGVATNHPFLKDRIVAEACFSPIDAAYGATSLCGNGAATQEGTGAANSAAGACATLDGCDHGTHVAGIAAGDGTGLTGAPATGVAPDAGIVAMQVFSRLDSTKYCGAANPCIRSFTSAQIAALEKVWQLQQAGTPIIAANLSLGSASYTAACAKDARAAAIDKLYAAGVATVVAAGNNGSATAVTAPACVPNAVSVGATTDDDEVASFSNHGPLLDVFAPGNGIVSSVPGGTYDSMSGTSMAAPHVAGALAVLRQAYPTEGLASLVSLLATTGKPITDEAGVTVPRIDVAKAVAAVEPKPEADKKPRAFQADNDKDIAIPDAPTGGTGAAVTSPITVAEYPGNAPKNLKAYVNITHAFRGDVKLELVAPNGTTHLLKAASTSDGADDIVATYTVDASASVANGEWKLRMTDTDDGDAGTLTTWSLIFPTPFENTTAQTIPDSGTLGSTIAVSGIDGNAAGPLQVYTNLTHTRIGDLKLALTSPDGKSYTLKPYGSEAGGTLQTTYGVDATDAVANGTWTLKVTDSATGSTGTLTGWSLGFPSYENQTVKAIPDKNYTEIWTKTDGLSGVGSAKLKVYVDVEHEYLGDLKIDLIAPDGSLHLLKDNGEEPGGTLKKVYTVDATDLPVNGWWKLRVDDVATGDTGTVRNFVVRF from the coding sequence ATGAACAGACGGATCTGGGCTGCCGTCATCACGTCCGTGATGGCCGCCACCCTCAGCGCGATACCCGCCCACGCCACCGACTCCACGTCGACCACCTCGACGGCCACCACGGCCGACGAGCCGATCGACCCGCCCCTGTACGACCAGACCGCCGACGGGGACACCGTCCGCGTGAACGTCGTCACCGAGAGCCGTGCCGACCTCTCCAGCGCGGCGAGCGTCGGCGACACCCTTCAGTCCTTCGACACCCTGCCCATCGTCACCCTGCGCGTGAACAAGTCCGGGCTGGACGAACTCGCCGCCCAGGACGGCGTCGTGAGCGTCACCGAGGACGGTCTCTCCGCGCCCTCGCTGGACGAGAGCATCCCGGTCATCGGCGCCGACACCGCACACAAGGCCGGCAAGACCGGCTCGGGCAGTGACATCGCGATCATCGACACCGGTGTCGCCACCAACCACCCGTTCCTCAAGGACCGGATCGTCGCCGAGGCCTGCTTCTCGCCGATCGACGCCGCCTACGGCGCCACCAGCCTGTGCGGCAACGGCGCCGCCACCCAGGAGGGCACCGGCGCCGCCAACTCCGCGGCCGGCGCCTGTGCCACCCTCGACGGCTGCGACCACGGCACCCACGTCGCCGGCATCGCCGCAGGTGACGGCACCGGACTGACCGGCGCCCCGGCCACCGGTGTCGCGCCGGACGCCGGCATCGTCGCCATGCAGGTCTTCTCCCGGCTCGACTCCACCAAGTACTGCGGCGCCGCCAACCCGTGCATCCGCAGCTTCACCAGCGCCCAGATCGCCGCGCTGGAGAAGGTCTGGCAGCTCCAGCAGGCCGGCACCCCGATCATCGCCGCCAACCTGAGCCTGGGCTCGGCGAGTTACACCGCCGCCTGCGCCAAGGACGCCCGCGCGGCGGCCATCGACAAGCTCTACGCCGCCGGTGTCGCCACGGTCGTCGCGGCCGGCAACAACGGCAGCGCGACCGCCGTCACCGCCCCCGCCTGCGTGCCCAACGCCGTGTCCGTCGGCGCCACGACCGACGACGACGAGGTCGCCTCGTTCTCCAACCACGGCCCGCTGCTCGACGTCTTCGCCCCCGGCAACGGCATCGTCTCCTCCGTCCCCGGCGGCACCTACGACTCCATGAGCGGCACCTCCATGGCGGCCCCGCACGTCGCCGGCGCCCTCGCCGTCCTGCGGCAGGCCTACCCGACCGAGGGGCTCGCCAGCCTGGTCTCGCTGCTCGCCACCACCGGCAAGCCGATCACCGACGAGGCGGGCGTCACCGTCCCCCGGATCGACGTGGCCAAGGCGGTCGCCGCGGTCGAGCCGAAGCCCGAGGCGGACAAGAAGCCGCGCGCCTTCCAGGCCGACAACGACAAGGACATCGCCATCCCGGACGCGCCGACCGGCGGCACCGGCGCCGCGGTGACCTCGCCGATCACCGTCGCCGAATACCCGGGCAACGCGCCGAAGAACCTCAAGGCGTACGTCAACATCACCCACGCCTTCCGCGGTGATGTGAAGCTGGAGCTCGTCGCGCCGAACGGCACGACCCACCTGCTGAAGGCCGCGAGCACCTCCGACGGCGCCGACGACATCGTCGCGACGTACACCGTGGACGCCTCCGCCTCCGTCGCGAACGGCGAGTGGAAGCTGCGGATGACCGACACCGACGACGGCGACGCCGGCACGCTGACGACCTGGTCGCTGATCTTCCCGACGCCGTTCGAGAACACCACCGCCCAGACCATCCCGGACTCCGGCACCCTCGGCTCCACCATCGCCGTCTCCGGGATCGACGGCAACGCCGCCGGCCCGCTCCAGGTGTACACGAACCTCACCCACACCCGGATCGGCGACCTGAAGCTCGCCCTGACCAGCCCGGACGGTAAGTCGTACACGCTCAAGCCGTACGGCTCCGAGGCCGGTGGCACGCTCCAGACCACCTACGGCGTCGACGCCACCGACGCGGTCGCCAACGGCACCTGGACCCTGAAGGTCACCGACTCCGCCACCGGCTCCACGGGTACCCTCACCGGCTGGTCGCTCGGCTTCCCGTCGTACGAGAACCAGACCGTGAAGGCCATCCCGGACAAGAACTACACGGAGATCTGGACCAAGACCGACGGGCTGTCCGGCGTCGGCTCCGCCAAGCTCAAGGTGTACGTGGACGTCGAGCACGAGTACCTGGGCGACCTCAAGATCGACCTGATCGCCCCGGACGGCTCCCTGCACCTGCTCAAGGACAACGGCGAGGAGCCCGGCGGGACGCTCAAGAAGGTCTACACGGTCGACGCCACGGATCTGCCGGTCAACGGCTGGTGGAAGCTCCGCGTCGACGACGTGGCCACGGGTGACACCGGCACGGTCAGGAACTTCGTCGTGAGGTTCTGA